A genomic region of Candidatus Omnitrophota bacterium contains the following coding sequences:
- a CDS encoding ATP-binding protein, with protein sequence MKISVASGKGGTGKTLVAVNLAFVASENGASTAYLDCDVEAPNGHLFFRPRIDKSEPVHRMIPSVDENKCRLCGDCAELCRYNSIVCVGEQVLVFPDLCQSCGGCLLVCPTGAISEVPHELGLIEIGSAGSVEFVHGKLKVGESKSPPLIKKVKEAAPEVDLIIVDTPPGTSCPVVESIRASDFVLLVTEPTPFGLHDLKLAVEMVRALELPFGVVLNRADIGDERVRSYCRAGQIEILAEIPEDREIAGAYSRGEILCRSIPKYKSLFVGLWNAVRESETSK encoded by the coding sequence ATGAAAATCTCGGTGGCGAGTGGCAAAGGGGGCACGGGTAAGACCCTGGTGGCCGTGAATCTTGCCTTTGTGGCTTCTGAAAACGGGGCAAGTACTGCTTACCTGGACTGCGATGTGGAGGCTCCGAATGGCCACCTCTTTTTCCGGCCCAGGATTGACAAAAGCGAGCCGGTTCACCGCATGATACCCAGCGTGGACGAAAACAAGTGCCGGCTTTGCGGCGATTGCGCTGAACTTTGCCGCTACAACAGCATCGTGTGCGTGGGTGAGCAGGTGCTGGTGTTTCCGGATCTTTGCCAGAGCTGTGGGGGATGCTTACTGGTGTGTCCCACAGGGGCGATATCGGAAGTGCCCCATGAGTTGGGCCTTATTGAGATTGGAAGCGCGGGCTCCGTTGAGTTTGTGCACGGAAAACTCAAAGTGGGCGAGAGCAAGAGTCCTCCTTTGATAAAGAAGGTCAAAGAGGCTGCCCCCGAAGTTGATTTGATTATCGTCGATACGCCGCCTGGGACTTCCTGTCCGGTAGTGGAGAGTATACGCGCCTCGGATTTTGTCCTGCTTGTGACTGAACCGACTCCTTTTGGGCTCCACGACTTGAAGCTTGCCGTGGAGATGGTGCGCGCATTGGAATTGCCGTTTGGAGTTGTCTTGAACCGGGCAGATATAGGAGATGAGAGGGTCCGGTCATACTGCCGGGCCGGCCAAATAGAGATCCTGGCCGAGATTCCCGAAGACCGGGAGATTGCCGGGGCCTATAGCCGGGGCGAGATCCTTTGCCGGTCAATTCCGAAGTATAAGAGCCTGTTTGTCGGACTCTGGAATGCTGTAAGAGAGTCGGAGACCAGTAAATAA